A genome region from Cinclus cinclus chromosome 29, bCinCin1.1, whole genome shotgun sequence includes the following:
- the LOC134054648 gene encoding cytochrome c oxidase subunit 5B, mitochondrial yields MASRLLRVSAALRLLPAASARSVPLRHLGVPGNLASDEEQATGMERKVMEAMNKGLDPYSMFRPKRYMGTKEDPNLVPSITNKRIVGCVCEEDNSYVVWFWLHKGEAQRCPSCGAHYKLIPHELPH; encoded by the exons ATGGCCTCAAGGTTACTGCGGGTGAGCGCGGCCCTGCGGCTCCTGCCTGCGGCGTCCGCCCGCTCCGTGCCCCTCCGCCATCTCGGCGTGCCCG GGAACCTGGCCAGCGATGAGGAACAGGCGACCGGGATGGAGCGGAAGGTGATGGAGGCCATGAACAAGGGTCTG GATCCCTACAGCATGTTCCGGCCCAAGCGCTACATGGGCACCAAGGAGGACCCAAACCTCGTGCCCTCCATCACCAACAAGCGCATCGTGGGCTGCGTCT gtgAGGAGGACAACAGCTACGTGGTTTGGTTCTGGCTGCACAAGGGCGAGGCCCAGCGCTGCCCCTCCTGTGGTGCCCACTACAAACTGATCCCCCATGAGCTGCCCCACTGA
- the LOC134054636 gene encoding fumarylacetoacetate hydrolase domain-containing protein 2-like isoform X1 produces the protein MRGALRLVRFRGAAGGGPRLGLEEAPGGDLVDLSAAEPELPRSMREFLEIGPRGLALAQRALESGQHRVPRVTARLLAPVGDPEKVICVGLNYHDHCKEQAVKVPKEPLIFSKFPSAITGPYDDIVHPQDTSELDWEVELAAIIGKRGRHIEEAVALEHVLGFTVANDVSARDWQMRRNGRQWLLGKTFDTFCPLGPAIVTREALAGWGPSGTTRVAMPPHDTSHRYPQPVDSLQCQWAPYAGQQHLPPHLWGARPRRLGLPVGMGELGTLKVQGAVADTSCVPRFVTLVPGDILLTGTPAGVGVFRKPPVFLKRGDEVQCEIEELGTICNRVV, from the exons ATGCGCGGGGCGCTGCGGCTGGTGCGGTTCCGGGGGGCCGCGGGCGGGGGTCCCCGGCTCGGGCTGGAGGAGGCGCCCGGGGGGGACCTGGTGGATCTGAGCGCGGCGGAGCCGGAGCTGCCCCGATCGATGCGGGAGTTCCTGGAGATCGGCCCCCGTGGGCTGGCGCTCGCCCAGAG AGCACTGGAGTCAGGACAGCACCGGGTGCCCCGGGTGACTGCGCGGCTGCTGGCACCTGTGGGGGACCCTGAGAAGGTGATCTGTGTGGGACTCAACTACCATGACCATTGCAAGGAGCAGGCTGTGAAGGTCCCCAAGGAACCCCTCATCTTCAGCAAGTTCCCCAGTGCCATCACCGGGCCCTATGATGACATTGTGCACCCCCAGGACACCAGC GAGCTGGACTGGGAGGTGGAGTTGGCTGCCATCATCGGGAAAAGAGGGCGACACATTGAG gaggcagtggcactggaACACGTGCTGGGCTTCACGGTGGCCAACGATGTGAGCGCCCGGGACTGGCAGATGCGGCGCAACGGGCGGCAGTGGCTGCTGGGCAAAACGTTTGACACCTTCTGTCCCCTGGGGCCAGCCATTGTCACCAGGGAGGCCCTGGCAG GTTGGGGTCCCAGTGGCACTACCAGGGTGGCCATGCCCCCTCATGACACCTCCCACAGATATCCACAACCTGTGGATTCGCTGCAGTGTCAATGGGCACCGTATGCAGGACAGCAACACCTGCCACCTCATCTTTGGGGTGCCCGCCCTCGTCGCCTGGGTCTCCCGGTAGGAATGGGGGAGCTGGGGACCCTCAAAGTCCAGGGGGCCGTGGCTGACACCTCATGTGTCCCCAGGTTTGTGACACTGGTCCCTGGAGACATCCTCCTGACAGGGACCCCTGCGGGAGTGGGGGTCTTTCGGAAACCGCCTGTTTTCCTTAAG CGTGGTGATGAGGTGCAGTGTGAGATTGAGGAGCTGGGCACCATCTGCAACCGGGTGGTCTGA
- the LOC134054636 gene encoding fumarylacetoacetate hydrolase domain-containing protein 2-like isoform X3 produces the protein MRGALRLVRFRGAAGGGPRLGLEEAPGGDLVDLSAAEPELPRSMREFLEIGPRGLALAQRALESGQHRVPRVTARLLAPVGDPEKVICVGLNYHDHCKEQAVKVPKEPLIFSKFPSAITGPYDDIVHPQDTSELDWEVELAAIIGKRGRHIEEAVALEHVLGFTVANDVSARDWQMRRNGRQWLLGKTFDTFCPLGPAIVTREALADIHNLWIRCSVNGHRMQDSNTCHLIFGVPALVAWVSRFVTLVPGDILLTGTPAGVGVFRKPPVFLKRGDEVQCEIEELGTICNRVV, from the exons ATGCGCGGGGCGCTGCGGCTGGTGCGGTTCCGGGGGGCCGCGGGCGGGGGTCCCCGGCTCGGGCTGGAGGAGGCGCCCGGGGGGGACCTGGTGGATCTGAGCGCGGCGGAGCCGGAGCTGCCCCGATCGATGCGGGAGTTCCTGGAGATCGGCCCCCGTGGGCTGGCGCTCGCCCAGAG AGCACTGGAGTCAGGACAGCACCGGGTGCCCCGGGTGACTGCGCGGCTGCTGGCACCTGTGGGGGACCCTGAGAAGGTGATCTGTGTGGGACTCAACTACCATGACCATTGCAAGGAGCAGGCTGTGAAGGTCCCCAAGGAACCCCTCATCTTCAGCAAGTTCCCCAGTGCCATCACCGGGCCCTATGATGACATTGTGCACCCCCAGGACACCAGC GAGCTGGACTGGGAGGTGGAGTTGGCTGCCATCATCGGGAAAAGAGGGCGACACATTGAG gaggcagtggcactggaACACGTGCTGGGCTTCACGGTGGCCAACGATGTGAGCGCCCGGGACTGGCAGATGCGGCGCAACGGGCGGCAGTGGCTGCTGGGCAAAACGTTTGACACCTTCTGTCCCCTGGGGCCAGCCATTGTCACCAGGGAGGCCCTGGCAG ATATCCACAACCTGTGGATTCGCTGCAGTGTCAATGGGCACCGTATGCAGGACAGCAACACCTGCCACCTCATCTTTGGGGTGCCCGCCCTCGTCGCCTGGGTCTCCCG GTTTGTGACACTGGTCCCTGGAGACATCCTCCTGACAGGGACCCCTGCGGGAGTGGGGGTCTTTCGGAAACCGCCTGTTTTCCTTAAG CGTGGTGATGAGGTGCAGTGTGAGATTGAGGAGCTGGGCACCATCTGCAACCGGGTGGTCTGA
- the LOC134054644 gene encoding calsenilin-like isoform X2, which yields MAARVAALPAKVEAEVASRGDSCDDDVELLTIRHQPEGLEQLLARTKFTKTELQSLYRGFKNECPSGLVDEETFTLIYSQFFPQGDASSYAHFLFDAFDADHNGALCFQDFAVGLSVLLRGTEQQKLKWTFDLYDVNKDGYVTKEDMLEIMKSIYAMMGRCTEPSLGASAPAQHVELFFQKMDRNGDGVVTFEEFLATCQEDKDIMSSMQIFHNVL from the exons ATGGCGGCGAGAGTGGCAGCACTTCCTGCAAAGGTGGAAGCGGAAGTGGCGTCGCGGGGCG ACAGCTGTGATGACGATGTGGAGCTCCTGACCATCCGGCACCAAcccgaggggctggagcagcttctGGCTCGGACCAAATTCACCAAGACGGAGCTTCAATCCCTCTACCGTGGTTTCAAGAAC GAATGTCCCAGTGGCCTCGTGGATGAGGAAACCTTCACACTCATCTACTCGCAGTTCTTTCCTCAAGGTG ACGCCAGCTCCTACGCCCACTTCTTGTTCGACGCCTTTGACGCCGACCACAATGGGGCTCTCTgcttccag GATTTCGCAGTAGGACTCTCGGTGCTGCTGCGggggacagagcagcagaagctgaagtGGACGTTTGACCTCTACGACGTGAATAAGGACGGCTACGTCACCAAGGAG GACATGCTGGAGATCATGAAATCCATCTATGCCATGATGGGCCGCTGCACCGAGCCCTCCCTGGGGGCCAGCGCGCCAGCCCAGCACGTGGAGCTATTCTTCCAG AAGATGGACAGGAACGGGGACGGCGTGGTGACCTTCGAGGAGTTCCTGGCTACGTGCCAAGAG GACAAGGACATCATGAGCTCCATGCAGATCTTCCATAACGTGCTCTAG
- the LOC134054644 gene encoding calsenilin-like isoform X1, whose product MGIQGMELCAVAVVILLFIAVLKQFGILEPISVEDSCDDDVELLTIRHQPEGLEQLLARTKFTKTELQSLYRGFKNECPSGLVDEETFTLIYSQFFPQGDASSYAHFLFDAFDADHNGALCFQDFAVGLSVLLRGTEQQKLKWTFDLYDVNKDGYVTKEDMLEIMKSIYAMMGRCTEPSLGASAPAQHVELFFQKMDRNGDGVVTFEEFLATCQEDKDIMSSMQIFHNVL is encoded by the exons ATGGGCATCCAGGGCATGGAGCTGTGCGCCGTGGCCGTGgtcatcctcctcttcatcgCCGTCCTCAAGCAGTTTGGCATCCTGGAGCCAATCTCTGTAGAAG ACAGCTGTGATGACGATGTGGAGCTCCTGACCATCCGGCACCAAcccgaggggctggagcagcttctGGCTCGGACCAAATTCACCAAGACGGAGCTTCAATCCCTCTACCGTGGTTTCAAGAAC GAATGTCCCAGTGGCCTCGTGGATGAGGAAACCTTCACACTCATCTACTCGCAGTTCTTTCCTCAAGGTG ACGCCAGCTCCTACGCCCACTTCTTGTTCGACGCCTTTGACGCCGACCACAATGGGGCTCTCTgcttccag GATTTCGCAGTAGGACTCTCGGTGCTGCTGCGggggacagagcagcagaagctgaagtGGACGTTTGACCTCTACGACGTGAATAAGGACGGCTACGTCACCAAGGAG GACATGCTGGAGATCATGAAATCCATCTATGCCATGATGGGCCGCTGCACCGAGCCCTCCCTGGGGGCCAGCGCGCCAGCCCAGCACGTGGAGCTATTCTTCCAG AAGATGGACAGGAACGGGGACGGCGTGGTGACCTTCGAGGAGTTCCTGGCTACGTGCCAAGAG GACAAGGACATCATGAGCTCCATGCAGATCTTCCATAACGTGCTCTAG
- the PURB gene encoding transcriptional activator protein Pur-beta, which produces MADGDSGSERGGGGGFGTARGGAGGAGPAAGPGGGGAAGPEQETQELASKRLDIQNKRFYLDVKQNAKGRFLKIAEVGAGGSKSRLTLSMAVAAEFRDYLGDFIEHYAQLGPSSPEQLAQAAGPPGEDGAGPRRALKSEFLVRENRKYYLDLKENQRGRFLRIRQTVNRGPGGPGGFAGGPPGLQSGQTIALPAQGLIEFRDALAKLIDDYGGEEDELGGPGGGGPGSGGLYGELPEGTSITVDSKRFFFDVGCNKYGVFLRVSEVKPSYRNAITVPYKAWAKFGGAFCRYAEEMRDIQERQRDKLYDRRAGPPGPGSGSGAGDDSDGDDVDDD; this is translated from the coding sequence ATGGCGGACGGGGACAGCGGCAGCGAGCGAGGCGGTGGCGGCGGGTTCGGGACCgcccgcggcggggcggggggggccggcccggccgcggggcccggcggcggcggcgcggccggcCCCGAGCAGGAGACGCAGGAGCTGGCGTCCAAGCGGCTGGACATCCAGAACAAGCGCTTCTATCTGGACGTGAAGCAGAACGCCAAGGGCCGCTTCCTCAAGATCGCCGAGGTGGGCGCGGGCGGCTCCAAGAGCCGCCTCACGCTCTCCATGGCTGTGGCCGCTGAGTTCCGCGACTACCTGGGCGACTTCATCGAGCACTACGCGCAGCTGGGCCCGTCCAGCCCCGAGCAGCTGGCCCAGGCCGCGGGGCCGCCGGGCGAGGACggcgccgggccccgccgcgcccTCAAGAGCGAGTTCCTGGTGCGGGAGAACCGCAAGTACTACCTGGACCTGAAGGAGAACCAGCGCGGGCGCTTCCTGCGCATCCGCCAGACCGTGAACCGCGGCCCCGGCGGCCCGGGGGGGTTCGCGGGAGGCCCCCCCGGGCTGCAGAGCGGCCAGACCATCGCGCTGCCCGCCCAGGGCCTCATCGAGTTCCGCGACGCCCTGGCCAAGCTCATCGACGACTACGGCGGCGAGGAGGACGAGCTGGGTggccccggcggcggcggcccgggCAGTGGGGGGCTCTACGGGGAGCTGCCCGAGGGCACGTCCATCACCGTGGACTCCAAGCGCTTCTTCTTCGACGTGGGCTGCAATAAGTACGGGGTGTTCCTGCGGGTCAGCGAGGTGAAGCCGTCCTACCGCAACGCCATCACCGTGCCCTACAAGGCCTGGGCCAAGTTCGGCGGCGCCTTTTGCCGCTACGCCGAGGAGATGCGTGACATCCAGGAGCGCCAGCGGGACAAGCTCTACGACCGGCGCGCCGGCCCGCCGGGACCCGGCAGCGGCAGCGGTGCCGGTGACGACTCCGACGGCGACGACGTGGACGACGACTGA
- the LOC134054636 gene encoding fumarylacetoacetate hydrolase domain-containing protein 2A-like isoform X4 — MRGALRLVRFRGAAGGGPRLGLEEAPGGDLVDLSAAEPELPRSMREFLEIGPRGLALAQRALESGQHRVPRVTARLLAPVGDPEKVICVGLNYHDHCKEQAVKVPKEPLIFSKFPSAITGPYDDIVHPQDTSELDWEVELAAIIGKRGRHIEEAVALEHVLGFTVANDVSARDWQMRRNGRQWLLGKTFDTFCPLGPAIVTREALAGWGPSGTTRVAMPPHDTSHRYPQPVDSLQCQWAPYAGQQHLPPHLWGARPRRLGLPVCDTGPWRHPPDRDPCGSGGLSETACFP, encoded by the exons ATGCGCGGGGCGCTGCGGCTGGTGCGGTTCCGGGGGGCCGCGGGCGGGGGTCCCCGGCTCGGGCTGGAGGAGGCGCCCGGGGGGGACCTGGTGGATCTGAGCGCGGCGGAGCCGGAGCTGCCCCGATCGATGCGGGAGTTCCTGGAGATCGGCCCCCGTGGGCTGGCGCTCGCCCAGAG AGCACTGGAGTCAGGACAGCACCGGGTGCCCCGGGTGACTGCGCGGCTGCTGGCACCTGTGGGGGACCCTGAGAAGGTGATCTGTGTGGGACTCAACTACCATGACCATTGCAAGGAGCAGGCTGTGAAGGTCCCCAAGGAACCCCTCATCTTCAGCAAGTTCCCCAGTGCCATCACCGGGCCCTATGATGACATTGTGCACCCCCAGGACACCAGC GAGCTGGACTGGGAGGTGGAGTTGGCTGCCATCATCGGGAAAAGAGGGCGACACATTGAG gaggcagtggcactggaACACGTGCTGGGCTTCACGGTGGCCAACGATGTGAGCGCCCGGGACTGGCAGATGCGGCGCAACGGGCGGCAGTGGCTGCTGGGCAAAACGTTTGACACCTTCTGTCCCCTGGGGCCAGCCATTGTCACCAGGGAGGCCCTGGCAG GTTGGGGTCCCAGTGGCACTACCAGGGTGGCCATGCCCCCTCATGACACCTCCCACAGATATCCACAACCTGTGGATTCGCTGCAGTGTCAATGGGCACCGTATGCAGGACAGCAACACCTGCCACCTCATCTTTGGGGTGCCCGCCCTCGTCGCCTGGGTCTCCCG GTTTGTGACACTGGTCCCTGGAGACATCCTCCTGACAGGGACCCCTGCGGGAGTGGGGGTCTTTCGGAAACCGCCTGTTTTCCTTAA
- the LOC134054636 gene encoding fumarylacetoacetate hydrolase domain-containing protein 2A-like isoform X2, whose translation MDPHRSGHPNLHAALDDPKVCYPPAVGPPKRALESGQHRVPRVTARLLAPVGDPEKVICVGLNYHDHCKEQAVKVPKEPLIFSKFPSAITGPYDDIVHPQDTSELDWEVELAAIIGKRGRHIEEAVALEHVLGFTVANDVSARDWQMRRNGRQWLLGKTFDTFCPLGPAIVTREALAGWGPSGTTRVAMPPHDTSHRYPQPVDSLQCQWAPYAGQQHLPPHLWGARPRRLGLPVGMGELGTLKVQGAVADTSCVPRFVTLVPGDILLTGTPAGVGVFRKPPVFLKRGDEVQCEIEELGTICNRVV comes from the exons ATGGATCCCCACAGGAGTGGCCATCCAAATCTGCATGCTGCTTTGGATGACCCCAAAGTGTGTTACCCCCCAGCAGTTGGTCCCCCAAAAAG AGCACTGGAGTCAGGACAGCACCGGGTGCCCCGGGTGACTGCGCGGCTGCTGGCACCTGTGGGGGACCCTGAGAAGGTGATCTGTGTGGGACTCAACTACCATGACCATTGCAAGGAGCAGGCTGTGAAGGTCCCCAAGGAACCCCTCATCTTCAGCAAGTTCCCCAGTGCCATCACCGGGCCCTATGATGACATTGTGCACCCCCAGGACACCAGC GAGCTGGACTGGGAGGTGGAGTTGGCTGCCATCATCGGGAAAAGAGGGCGACACATTGAG gaggcagtggcactggaACACGTGCTGGGCTTCACGGTGGCCAACGATGTGAGCGCCCGGGACTGGCAGATGCGGCGCAACGGGCGGCAGTGGCTGCTGGGCAAAACGTTTGACACCTTCTGTCCCCTGGGGCCAGCCATTGTCACCAGGGAGGCCCTGGCAG GTTGGGGTCCCAGTGGCACTACCAGGGTGGCCATGCCCCCTCATGACACCTCCCACAGATATCCACAACCTGTGGATTCGCTGCAGTGTCAATGGGCACCGTATGCAGGACAGCAACACCTGCCACCTCATCTTTGGGGTGCCCGCCCTCGTCGCCTGGGTCTCCCGGTAGGAATGGGGGAGCTGGGGACCCTCAAAGTCCAGGGGGCCGTGGCTGACACCTCATGTGTCCCCAGGTTTGTGACACTGGTCCCTGGAGACATCCTCCTGACAGGGACCCCTGCGGGAGTGGGGGTCTTTCGGAAACCGCCTGTTTTCCTTAAG CGTGGTGATGAGGTGCAGTGTGAGATTGAGGAGCTGGGCACCATCTGCAACCGGGTGGTCTGA